Proteins from one Niallia circulans genomic window:
- a CDS encoding LolA family protein, translating to MNKKLWLLFVGLAVMVMLTACGTKSKEDVLKDLDEKVATKGYKADAEMTLQMGTEPQTYDVQIWHKEPSYYRVNLKNAKKDQSQMILRNDEGVYVLTPALNKSFKFQSDWPENSSQAYLYESLVKDIEEDKDAKFSSTDKYYVFETKTRYQNNKMLPTQEITLNKKDLSPVSVKVKDTDGKALVTVKFSNVKFDVNFDKADFDLQKSMTAAKLAVPVMAEVDGDDSFSVKYPETLLGASLVEEKKVATEDGERIVLTYDGQKSYTIIQEKADVAPATAGPINMTGNPVDLGFAIGAVSNNKLSWTYEGVDYIIASTELEEAEMAEIARSVQGEAIK from the coding sequence ATGAACAAGAAGTTATGGTTGCTATTTGTGGGGCTAGCGGTCATGGTAATGTTAACTGCCTGTGGAACAAAATCTAAGGAAGATGTCCTGAAGGATCTGGACGAGAAGGTTGCCACAAAAGGTTATAAGGCAGATGCTGAAATGACCTTACAAATGGGGACAGAGCCTCAAACCTATGATGTGCAAATCTGGCATAAGGAACCCTCGTATTACAGGGTAAACTTAAAAAATGCGAAAAAAGATCAAAGTCAGATGATCTTAAGAAATGATGAAGGTGTGTATGTGTTAACACCGGCATTAAACAAAAGCTTCAAGTTTCAAAGTGATTGGCCAGAAAACAGCAGCCAAGCATACCTTTATGAGTCCTTAGTGAAGGATATAGAGGAAGACAAGGATGCTAAATTCTCCTCTACAGATAAATATTATGTATTTGAAACAAAGACAAGATATCAAAACAATAAGATGCTTCCTACACAGGAAATTACCTTAAATAAAAAGGACCTTTCACCTGTCAGTGTTAAGGTAAAGGATACAGATGGGAAAGCACTTGTCACTGTCAAATTCTCCAACGTGAAGTTTGATGTTAACTTTGACAAAGCTGATTTTGATTTGCAGAAGAGCATGACTGCAGCCAAGCTTGCAGTACCTGTTATGGCTGAAGTGGATGGCGATGATTCATTCTCTGTCAAATACCCAGAAACATTACTTGGAGCAAGCCTTGTAGAGGAGAAAAAGGTGGCAACGGAAGATGGAGAACGGATAGTACTGACGTATGATGGACAAAAATCATACACAATTATTCAAGAAAAAGCAGACGTAGCACCAGCAACTGCAGGGCCAATTAATATGACAGGAAATCCTGTGGATTTAGGCTTTGCAATTGGAGCAGTTTCCAATAATAAACTCTCCTGGACGTATGAAGGGGTAGATTATATTATCGCTTCGACAGAGCTAGAAGAGGCTGAAATGGCCGAAATAGCACGGTCAGTGCAAGGAGAAGCAATTAAATAA
- a CDS encoding STAS domain-containing protein, translating to MRIPILKLHDCLLVSIQWELDDQTALQFQEDLLNKIHETSANGVVIDLTSIDFIDSFIAKVLGDVIGMSKLMGAKVVLTGIQPAVAITLVELGISLNDVLTALDLEKGLEKLQQELGD from the coding sequence GTGAGAATACCAATATTAAAGCTGCATGATTGTTTGCTTGTTTCTATTCAATGGGAATTAGATGACCAAACAGCCCTTCAGTTTCAGGAGGACTTGCTGAACAAAATCCATGAAACAAGCGCAAATGGTGTTGTAATCGATTTAACATCGATTGATTTTATCGATTCATTTATTGCAAAGGTGCTAGGTGACGTTATCGGCATGTCTAAGCTGATGGGAGCTAAGGTTGTGCTTACTGGAATTCAACCTGCTGTAGCAATTACATTAGTAGAACTTGGGATTAGTCTAAATGATGTATTGACCGCCCTAGATCTAGAAAAAGGTTTGGAGAAATTACAACAGGAATTGGGGGATTGA
- a CDS encoding anti-sigma factor antagonist, whose product MNIVIDVNEKELDVDIKVAGEIDAYTAPKLKERIYSFSEKDGVRMTIDLSDVNYMDSTGLGVFVGIFKNVRSHDGEFKLIGLSERLIRLFEITGLADIIDINSKIEGGIK is encoded by the coding sequence ATGAATATTGTAATAGATGTAAACGAAAAAGAGTTAGATGTGGATATTAAAGTTGCTGGTGAAATTGACGCATACACAGCACCTAAATTGAAAGAAAGAATTTATTCCTTCTCTGAAAAAGACGGTGTAAGGATGACTATAGATTTATCAGATGTAAATTATATGGACAGCACAGGTCTTGGTGTATTTGTAGGAATCTTTAAAAATGTCCGTTCACACGATGGGGAATTTAAGTTGATCGGTTTATCCGAACGATTAATCAGGCTATTTGAAATCACAGGTTTGGCAGATATTATCGACATAAACAGTAAGATTGAAGGTGGGATTAAATGA
- a CDS encoding STAS domain-containing protein has protein sequence MRKELIDYLKSNHKEIYSDWLNKLQEIGDKKIHETISDNDFLLMGQEFTNLLLGDSPSVERYVNLPAFIEKAVSYNWPLSFLVQGIQLLEQVILDHLKKDVPSTEDAYKQVEVLNAWLHPLCQRIVEVYSDTWERTFSLQKIALQELSAPLIPVFDGITIMPLVGTIDTQRAKQMMENLLHGVVKHRSVVVLIDITGVPVVDTMVAHHIIQAVQAVRLVGAKSMIVGIRPEIAQTIVNLGIKLDQIETKNTLKKGMEKALEYTNRKLVGIGE, from the coding sequence TTGAGAAAAGAACTAATAGATTATTTGAAATCTAATCATAAAGAAATTTATTCTGATTGGCTGAACAAGTTACAGGAGATTGGTGATAAGAAAATACACGAAACCATTTCCGATAATGACTTTTTGTTGATGGGCCAAGAATTTACTAATCTGCTTCTTGGGGATTCCCCAAGTGTTGAACGATATGTAAATCTTCCTGCATTTATAGAAAAGGCTGTCAGTTATAATTGGCCGCTTAGTTTTTTAGTGCAGGGAATACAATTGCTTGAACAGGTAATTCTGGATCATCTGAAAAAAGATGTGCCAAGTACAGAAGATGCTTATAAGCAGGTGGAAGTCTTAAATGCATGGCTTCATCCACTCTGCCAAAGGATCGTTGAAGTATACTCCGACACGTGGGAGAGGACCTTTTCCTTACAAAAAATTGCGTTGCAGGAATTGTCTGCACCATTAATCCCTGTATTTGACGGAATTACAATAATGCCGCTTGTTGGTACTATTGATACACAGCGAGCAAAACAAATGATGGAGAATTTGCTGCATGGTGTAGTGAAGCACCGCTCAGTAGTTGTGCTTATAGATATTACAGGCGTTCCTGTCGTGGATACAATGGTTGCCCATCACATCATCCAAGCTGTTCAAGCTGTACGTTTAGTTGGGGCAAAAAGCATGATTGTTGGTATAAGACCGGAGATTGCGCAAACTATAGTTAATCTCGGCATTAAATTAGATCAAATTGAAACAAAAAACACATTAAAAAAAGGCATGGAAAAAGCTTTAGAATATACAAATAGAAAGTTGGTTGGGATTGGTGAATAA
- the rsbW gene encoding anti-sigma B factor RsbW yields MSQHFEYIEMKIPSKPEYVGIIRLTLSGIASRMGFSYDEIEDLKIATSEACTNAVQHAYKNKESGEVLIGFRLYNDRLEVIVADNGKSFDFDSTTKEIGPYDQDESIEFLREGGLGLYLIETLMDEVKIHHNDGVTVLMTKYLEGEQVESDAETIST; encoded by the coding sequence ATGAGTCAGCATTTTGAATATATCGAAATGAAAATCCCTTCTAAGCCAGAGTATGTTGGTATCATCCGGTTAACACTTTCCGGAATCGCAAGCAGAATGGGATTCAGCTATGATGAAATTGAGGATTTAAAAATCGCTACAAGTGAAGCTTGTACGAACGCAGTACAGCATGCCTATAAAAACAAAGAGTCAGGAGAAGTGCTGATTGGCTTCCGCTTGTATAATGACCGTTTAGAGGTTATTGTTGCGGATAATGGCAAAAGCTTTGACTTTGATAGCACAACGAAAGAAATTGGTCCATACGATCAAGACGAGTCAATTGAGTTCCTTCGCGAAGGAGGCCTTGGACTCTATCTGATTGAAACACTAATGGACGAAGTGAAAATTCATCATAATGACGGTGTTACAGTCTTGATGACGAAATACCTTGAAGGAGAGCAGGTGGAGAGTGATGCCGAAACAATCTCAACCTAA
- the ndoA gene encoding type II toxin-antitoxin system endoribonuclease NdoA — MIVKRGDVYFADLSPVVGSEQGGVRPVLVIQNDIGNRFSPTVIIAAITAQIQKAKLPTHVEIDAKRYGFERDSVILLEQIRTIDKQRLTDKITHLDEEMMEKVDEALQISLGLIEF, encoded by the coding sequence TTGATTGTCAAACGTGGTGACGTTTATTTTGCAGACCTATCCCCAGTTGTTGGCTCAGAGCAAGGCGGTGTCCGTCCTGTACTTGTCATTCAAAACGACATCGGGAATCGGTTCAGTCCCACAGTCATTATTGCAGCAATTACGGCTCAAATACAAAAGGCTAAATTGCCGACTCATGTGGAAATTGACGCGAAGCGCTATGGTTTTGAGAGAGATTCAGTAATTCTTTTAGAACAAATTCGCACGATAGATAAACAGAGGTTAACGGACAAAATCACCCATCTCGATGAAGAAATGATGGAAAAAGTAGATGAAGCTCTGCAAATAAGCTTGGGTCTCATTGAATTTTAA
- a CDS encoding anti-sigma regulatory factor has translation MGDQSCVKIVNEWDIVAARQLGRNVAKELGFGTVDQARITTAISELARNIYLYAGQGQICISKLSENGKLGLKLSAVDSGPGIKDLRQVMQDGFSTSGGLGAGLPGVKRLMDEFQIETEVGKGTDIQAIKWLR, from the coding sequence ATGGGAGACCAATCCTGCGTAAAGATTGTCAACGAGTGGGACATCGTAGCTGCTCGTCAATTAGGAAGAAATGTAGCAAAAGAGCTAGGGTTCGGTACCGTAGATCAGGCGAGAATAACTACGGCTATTAGTGAGCTAGCTAGAAACATATATTTGTATGCTGGCCAGGGTCAAATATGTATAAGTAAGCTTTCTGAAAATGGTAAGCTTGGCCTAAAATTAAGTGCAGTGGACAGTGGTCCCGGCATTAAAGATTTGCGACAGGTCATGCAGGACGGATTCTCTACATCAGGTGGCTTAGGTGCTGGTTTGCCTGGAGTAAAAAGGCTGATGGATGAGTTCCAAATCGAAACAGAAGTCGGAAAGGGAACGGATATTCAAGCAATTAAGTGGCTGAGATAA
- the acpS gene encoding holo-ACP synthase, producing the protein MIKGIGIDIVELNRIGELLERKPHFADRILTERELEKYDKLQRKRKLEFLAGRFAAKEAFSKAVGTGIGKGLSFLDIEVGQDEKGKPYINKPYAQGVHLSITHSSNYAFAQVVIEE; encoded by the coding sequence ATGATAAAAGGGATAGGGATCGATATAGTGGAATTAAACAGAATAGGAGAGCTTCTCGAACGGAAGCCGCACTTTGCTGACAGAATTTTAACAGAACGAGAATTGGAAAAATATGATAAATTACAAAGAAAAAGAAAGCTAGAGTTTCTGGCTGGAAGATTTGCCGCAAAGGAGGCTTTTTCAAAGGCAGTTGGAACCGGGATTGGTAAAGGGCTTAGTTTTCTTGATATAGAAGTTGGACAAGATGAGAAAGGAAAGCCTTATATAAACAAACCTTATGCGCAAGGTGTTCACCTGTCTATAACACATAGCAGTAATTATGCATTCGCCCAAGTGGTGATAGAAGAATAA
- a CDS encoding PP2C family protein-serine/threonine phosphatase: MDFRELMDSKYRDLLVSYIKDESEQALYQGQKFSRKSIEHKISPEDIISLHKYLMIDLYPDLPEHVVKSFDILLEVMMGYGLAYREHQSLRHVQQELRSEMEIASNVQQTLLSTEIPDVESIDIGAISVPAKMMNGDYHHFVQDEDKYINIAIADVIGKGIPAALCMSMIKYAMDSLPENRNIPGKVLENLNRVVEQNVDPSMFITMFYGVYEMKSHIFHYASAGHEPGLFFEAETKEFSDLEAKGLLLGVDKKAEYKQFQKKMDVGDMIILMSDGVTECRTEEGFIEKETLIGYINKHIHLKAQEIVDNVYKELVKIQDFQLRDDFTLIIFKREV; this comes from the coding sequence ATGGACTTCCGTGAATTGATGGATTCTAAGTATCGAGATCTTCTTGTCAGTTACATTAAGGACGAATCTGAGCAAGCCCTTTATCAAGGGCAGAAGTTCAGCCGGAAATCAATTGAACATAAAATTTCACCAGAAGATATCATTAGCTTACATAAGTACTTAATGATTGATCTTTATCCGGATTTACCAGAGCATGTAGTCAAATCATTTGATATATTGCTGGAGGTCATGATGGGCTATGGTCTTGCCTATAGAGAGCACCAAAGCCTCCGTCATGTCCAACAGGAGTTAAGAAGTGAGATGGAGATTGCCTCCAATGTTCAGCAAACATTGCTGAGTACGGAGATACCGGATGTGGAAAGCATTGATATAGGCGCAATAAGTGTTCCTGCGAAAATGATGAATGGTGATTATCATCACTTTGTACAGGATGAGGATAAGTATATTAATATTGCAATAGCCGATGTTATTGGCAAGGGTATTCCTGCGGCACTTTGTATGTCTATGATTAAATACGCAATGGACAGTCTGCCGGAAAACCGCAATATTCCTGGTAAAGTGTTGGAAAACCTGAATCGTGTAGTCGAGCAAAATGTTGATCCAAGCATGTTCATCACAATGTTTTATGGTGTTTATGAAATGAAATCGCATATTTTTCACTATGCCTCTGCTGGTCATGAGCCAGGCCTTTTTTTTGAAGCGGAAACGAAAGAGTTCAGTGATTTAGAAGCGAAGGGACTTCTTTTAGGTGTTGATAAAAAAGCCGAATATAAACAGTTCCAAAAAAAAATGGATGTAGGCGATATGATTATCCTTATGTCAGATGGTGTAACTGAGTGCAGGACAGAAGAAGGTTTTATAGAAAAGGAAACTTTGATCGGTTACATAAATAAACATATTCACTTGAAGGCGCAGGAAATTGTTGACAATGTCTATAAAGAACTAGTGAAAATCCAGGATTTTCAGCTAAGAGATGATTTTACTTTAATTATTTTTAAAAGAGAAGTTTAA
- the alr gene encoding alanine racemase, with translation MLENEYFRDTWAEINLDDIEENVKNMKNRMAETSKLFAVVKANGYGHGAAEVARTALLAGADYLAVAFLDEALSLRNAGINAPILVLGASRPSDILVAAKQEIVLTVFDVEWLTRATEYLQGNKIKIHVKIDSGMGRLGIRKEQEVKEIEEFLLQHQEFNLEGIYTHFATADEKNSNYLNDQAQKFADILASFKAKPPIIHCSNSAAGLLYPELAFNGVRLGIAMYGLPPSVEIKEMLPFSLKEAFSLHTKIVQVKKLHKGDKVSYGATYEAKEDEWIATLPIGYADGWLRKLQGQEVLVNGIRVPIVGRVCMDQCMIKLPHEIAVGTKVTLIGTQQKQCISVNEIAKKLDTINYEVTCTIANRVPRVYLKAGTVDSIVNNLLN, from the coding sequence ATGCTAGAGAATGAGTATTTTCGTGATACTTGGGCAGAAATAAATTTAGACGATATAGAAGAGAATGTAAAAAATATGAAAAACAGGATGGCGGAAACCAGCAAGCTGTTTGCAGTCGTGAAGGCTAATGGTTACGGCCATGGTGCAGCAGAGGTAGCTCGCACTGCTCTGCTTGCAGGTGCAGATTATTTGGCTGTAGCATTTTTGGATGAGGCACTTTCTTTACGAAATGCAGGTATCAATGCACCGATATTGGTGCTTGGAGCAAGCAGGCCCTCTGATATTCTCGTTGCTGCTAAACAAGAAATCGTTTTAACCGTATTTGACGTAGAATGGTTAACAAGAGCTACAGAGTATCTACAAGGCAACAAGATAAAAATCCATGTTAAAATCGACTCCGGCATGGGCAGGTTAGGGATTAGAAAAGAACAGGAAGTCAAAGAAATAGAAGAATTTCTCTTGCAGCATCAAGAGTTCAATTTGGAAGGTATTTATACACATTTTGCAACAGCAGATGAAAAAAATTCCAACTATTTGAATGACCAGGCACAGAAATTTGCGGACATATTAGCTTCCTTTAAAGCAAAGCCTCCCATTATTCATTGCAGCAACAGTGCCGCAGGTCTGCTGTACCCAGAACTTGCTTTCAATGGAGTACGGCTGGGGATTGCGATGTATGGACTGCCTCCTTCCGTGGAAATTAAAGAAATGCTGCCATTTTCATTAAAAGAAGCATTTTCACTTCATACAAAAATCGTGCAAGTAAAGAAGCTTCATAAAGGAGATAAAGTCAGCTATGGAGCCACATATGAAGCAAAGGAAGACGAGTGGATAGCGACATTGCCAATCGGTTATGCAGATGGCTGGCTTAGAAAGCTGCAAGGCCAAGAAGTACTTGTAAATGGTATCAGGGTCCCAATAGTGGGAAGAGTTTGTATGGACCAGTGTATGATAAAACTGCCTCATGAAATAGCGGTTGGAACGAAGGTTACATTAATAGGGACACAGCAAAAGCAGTGCATTTCGGTTAATGAGATTGCCAAAAAGCTTGATACAATCAATTATGAAGTAACCTGTACAATTGCAAACAGGGTTCCGAGAGTCTATCTTAAGGCTGGAACAGTGGATAGTATTGTGAATAACCTCCTAAATTAA
- a CDS encoding rhomboid family intramembrane serine protease, whose protein sequence is MFTRRENFKEYITFYPIVSLILLVNLLVYLTTFLPILPNQLIMESMVGVNLYIVQGEWWRLITPIFLHTGFSHFLFNSFSIFLFGPALERALGKPKFLAVYLFTGVLANIATLVTEPLTFSHLGASGSIFGMFGYYIALIVFRKDIISRNNSQVIGTIAALSLIMTFIQPNINIGAHLFGFLFGVAAGSLFEAKGKKIIPSYKEEFLLLRGKFRSNRKPPAKTLTIWVIIIALALIGLFR, encoded by the coding sequence TTGTTTACAAGAAGAGAAAACTTTAAAGAGTATATTACTTTCTATCCCATTGTGTCTCTTATTCTGCTGGTTAACTTGCTTGTATACTTAACAACATTTCTCCCTATTTTGCCGAATCAGCTTATCATGGAATCAATGGTAGGTGTGAATCTTTATATCGTGCAAGGTGAATGGTGGAGACTGATAACACCAATCTTTCTTCATACCGGCTTTTCCCATTTTTTATTCAATAGCTTCAGTATTTTTCTTTTTGGACCAGCCTTGGAAAGAGCACTCGGTAAACCAAAGTTTCTGGCAGTATATCTTTTCACCGGTGTCTTGGCTAATATCGCCACTCTTGTAACAGAACCGCTGACCTTTTCCCATCTTGGGGCAAGCGGCAGCATTTTCGGCATGTTCGGCTACTATATTGCTTTAATCGTATTCCGCAAGGATATTATATCAAGGAATAATTCACAAGTAATTGGAACAATTGCCGCATTGAGCCTGATTATGACCTTTATCCAGCCCAATATCAACATTGGCGCCCATCTTTTTGGCTTCTTATTCGGAGTGGCGGCAGGAAGTCTGTTTGAAGCAAAAGGTAAAAAAATCATCCCTTCCTATAAGGAAGAGTTTCTACTTTTGAGAGGGAAATTTCGTTCAAACAGAAAACCGCCAGCAAAAACGCTGACGATTTGGGTAATTATCATTGCGCTTGCTTTAATTGGCCTTTTCCGATAA
- a CDS encoding CopG family ribbon-helix-helix protein: MSESSATTEIMIKLPKHLLSELDGFVKQENVNRSEFIYQATKMYLRERKKRHIRESMRRGYMEMAKLNLSIASESFLAEYEAEHTVERLVSGG; this comes from the coding sequence GTGTCTGAATCCAGCGCAACGACAGAGATCATGATAAAATTACCAAAGCATTTATTATCTGAATTGGACGGCTTCGTAAAGCAAGAAAATGTGAATCGTAGTGAATTTATTTATCAAGCAACGAAAATGTACCTTAGAGAACGGAAAAAGAGACATATCCGCGAATCAATGAGAAGAGGTTACATGGAGATGGCAAAATTAAATTTATCCATTGCATCTGAAAGCTTTCTAGCAGAATATGAGGCAGAGCATACAGTAGAACGTCTAGTTAGCGGAGGATAA